The Meiothermus sp. genome segment TCTACTACGAGGCCAGCGTAATGGCCGGGACGCCCATCCTGGGGGCCCTGCAAAGCCTGTGGGGCAACCAGACCCTGGAGATGCACGGCATTGTGAACGGCACCTGTAGCTACCTGATCCGGCGCATGGAGGAGGGCGCGACCTACGACGAAGCCTTCCAGGAAGCCAGCAACCTGGGCTACCTCGAGGCCGACCCCAACCTGGACGTGGGTGGGATTGACTCGGCGCACAAAATTACCGTACTGGGGCGGCTTACAGTAGACCCCGGCCTGCGCTGGGACAAGGTTTTGAGCCGCACCAGGGGCATCCAGCACCTCACCCCCCAGATGCTCCAGCAAGCCCGCGCCGAGGGCTACGCCATCAAGCTGGTGGCCAGCCTCTTCCCCGAAAAGGGCGAGTGGGTGGCGGCGGTGCGTCCGGTGCGCCTGCCTGAGTCGCACCCGCTGGTCACCATGGGCAGCGGACGCAACGCCCTGGTTTACCGGGGCGACCCGGTGGGGCAGCTGGTGTTTGCGGGCGCCGGAGCCGGTGGGGGTGTGACGGCGAGCGCTGTCCTGGGTGATTTGTACCGAGCCTTGTTGGGTACGCCCGGACACCTGCCCATTCCTGCGGCCGTTCCGGTTACCACGCAGGAAGTAGAGCAGCTACAGGAAGTTTGAGTCATGTTGGCGAATATGCAACAAAGGGCCGAAAGCACACAGGTCAGCCGTCCTGAGACCAGCGACCTGAGCCCCGCAACGCACCCGTTATGATGAGTTCCGCTCTATGATTCGCTACTACAGCACCCGCGACCCCCACAAAAACCTGGTGCGCTTCGAGGAGGCCCTGCTCAAAGGGCTAGCGCCGGACGGCGGCCTGTACGTACCTGACCAGATTCCCAAGCTCGACCCAGACCTGTGGCAGCGGGCCAACTCCATTGCCGAGGTGGGAGTGGCGGTTCTGAGAGAATGGCTGAAGGATGAAATACCTCTGGCCGACCTCGAGGCCATCGTGCGAGATGCCCTGAATTTTCCCTGCCCGCTGGTGAAGCTCTCGGACGATTTATATGTGCTCGAGCTTTTCCATGGCCCCACCCTTTCCTTCAAGGATTTTGGCGCCCGCACCATGGCCCGCCTGATGCAGTATTTTCTGCGCAAGCGGGGCGAGCGCCGCATTATTTTGGTGGCCACCTCCGGCGACACCGGCAGCGCAGTGGCCGACGGCTTTGCAGGCCAGGACAACATCGAGGTGGTGCTGCTCTACCCCAAGGGCAAGGTGAGCGAGGTGCAGGAACGCCAGCTCATCACCGAGCGCCAGGGCGTGCGCAGCTTTGCCGTGGAGGGCACCTTCGACGACTGCCAGCGCATGGTCAAGGAAGCTTTCGTAGACCCCGAGCTTTCGCACCTGCCCCTGAGCAGTGCCAACTCCATCAACATCGGGCGGCTGTTGCCGCAAGCCCTTTACTATCTGTGGGCCGCCGGTCAGATCAACAACCGCCCCCTCTCCCCTACGGGGGGAGGGGGCCGGGGGGTGGGGGCGGAAATCAACTTTTGTGTTCCCAGCGGTAACCTAGGCAACCTTATGGCCGGCGTGCTGGCCGCCCTGATGGGCCAGCCGGTGCACCGGTTTATCGCTGCCCACAACGACAACCACTTCTTCCCCGACTTCCTGCAGGGCAAAGTTGAGGCCTATCAGTTCCACCCCACCATCGCCACCCTATCCAACGCCATGGACGTGGGCTCGCCCAGCAACTTCGAGCGCCTGTACACGCTTTTGGGGAGTGAACGGCTGCGTTCGTGGATTTGGGGAACCACTGTCTCCAACGAATCTACGCTCGAGCGCATGAAAGAAACCCACGATAAATACGGCTATACCGCCTGTCCGCACACCGCCGTTGGCCTGGAGGCCCAGACGCGTTACCGCCGGGAAACCGGCGACCCCACCCCCCTCATCAGCCTGGCCTGCGCCCATCCAGCCAAGTTCCCGGACGTGGTCTTGCGGGCCCTGGGCCAAGAACCTCCCAGGGAGGAGGCTCTGGAAAGCCTGTATAGCCGCCCCACCCGCGTACAAACCATCGGCGCTACCCTGTCCGCCCTCAAGGCCCACTTACTGTAGAAAGCAGCCTCCTTCTGCTAAAAAACAGTAAGCTAAGGTAAGGTATCGAACATGGCAGACAAAGCAAAAGAAAAACAGAGCAAGGAACCCTTCCCGGGTGCTTACTTCGTTGGTCTAGTTATTACCCTGGTTCTCCTGATCGTTGTGGTGGCGGTGGGGGCCGGTTTACCGCCGGCTATCTCAGGTTTCTCGGTGGCGCTGCTCTTGGGCCTAACGGTTAACCCCAAGTATGCCCTGGGCTTTTTGAGCGCAGGGGTACTGGCCACGCTCTTGGGCTTTGCTGGCAGTGAACCCCAGGTGGCCTGGGGCGGCCTCGGGCTGATTCTTTCCAGCCTGGTGGTCTGGCGCTTTGTCAAAGCCTGAGGCTATTTGAAGTAGGTTTGGTGTATGCTGGGGGCATTTTTCAGGCGTTCGCTGGCGCCGGATCGGCTGGCCCGCACCCTCATTTATGCCGGTATTGCGGGCTTCATCTGGTTCTACTTTATTCAACCCAGCCCCTTTGGCTCCACGCTTTCGGTCACCACCCTGGTAGGGGCCGGGCTGGTGCAGTATGGCAGCGACAAACCCTTTGTCATCCCGCTTTATATCTACGTGCTGGCAGCATTGGTGCTCGCGCAGCTCGTGGGGCTGCTGCTGGGCGCAGGGGGGCAGCTCGGGGCGGCATTGCTGGGCAGCGCCCTGGGATTGGGCCTGCCCCATCTGGCTTACCGCCTGGGAGGAAAAGCATGAACGTAGCCCTGGTTCACCTGGCCACCCGCGAAACCCCCGAAGCCACCCTCGAGGCTGCTCTGGCCCTGCTCGAGCAAGCCCACCGGCAAGGCGCCGAGGTCGCGGTGCTACCGGAGCTTTTTCCCAGCGTATACCGCTACGAGGAAGCCCACAAAACCCCCGGCGTGCTGTCTGCGGTTGCCCAGTTTTGCAAACAGTCCGGCCTCACAGTGGTGGCAGGGGTTCTCGAGCCCCATCAAGACCGCTACGCCAACCGGGCGCAGGTGATCGGGCCCGAGGGCCTGCGGGCCACCTACACCAAAACCCACCTCATCCCCGCTTTCAACGAACCCGCTCACATGACCCCCGGACAAGACCTGGTACACCTGGGGCTCAAGGGCTTTCAGGCTGGCATTGCCATCTGCTTCGACCTGCGCTTTCCCGAACTCTTCCGCGCGTATGCCCTGGAAGGGGTCGACCTGTTCTTGATTCCTTCGGCCTGGCCCATGAGCCGCAGCTACGCCTGGGAACTCTTTTGCAAGGCTCGAGCCGCCGAGAATCAGGCTTATCTGATTGCTGTTAACCACGCTGAAGACCCCTTTGGTGCCGCCAGCCTGGCCATTGACCCCATGGGTATGGAGATGCTGCGACTCGAAGCCGAGGGGGTGGGCGTGGTGGCGCTTGACCCCAGCTATCCAGCCCGGCTACGCCAGGAGTTTCCGGTGTTTCCCCAGCGCCGCCCAGAGCTTTACGCGGGCCTCTTAAAAAGCCCCACCAGCAAGTAAACCAAAGCCCCCAGCATCAAGCCCTCGCCCCAGGCCGGGAAGTAGGGCCAGAGCATCTGCATCTCGAAGCGCCCCGCCAGCAACAGCGGCCAGGGCAGCAGGGCCCAGGCCAGCCCGTACTGCCGGTAGCCCGCCGCCAGCAGAAAGGCCAGCCCCACCCCGCGCATGTAAATAAGCCACCCCTGCCCCAGCTCGTTCTGGTAAATGAACCAGAGGAGGTTGAGCCAGACCCCCACTCCCCCCCAGGCCCAGCCAAAGCGGCGTATAGCTGTCAATGCCAAGAAAAACAAACCCAGGGCGACGAAAAGATCAAGCATTGCGGCTTATTCTAGGGCATTGCCCATCTGGCTTACCAAGTGCCCCAGCATCAAGCAATCGCTGTGGCCTACAAGCCGCAGGGCTGACAAAAAATTCGGGGCTACAAGCACCCCGAATTTATAGGGTTTCATACCGGATTCAAAAAGATAATCATCAAAACCAAAGACCCCCAGAGGCTATCTTTTTGAATCCTAGAGCACTCCCTTCCAAGGGGCGGTATCGCCCTCCGCTACGCGGATAACTTCGGCCCTGTTAGTTGGCCGCCATACGGCGCCGAACTAACCGAATCTGGTATCATACCAGATTCGGTTGATTCTTTACCTAACGGTACGAATCCACCCGACCGTGGATTCTTACAACCCAGCACCCTTTTCGATATGCGCCGAGACCTCACCGGTTTCCTCGGCCTCACGCCGCAAAATGGCGGCCTTGATGCGCTTGAGGGTGGTCACCTCTTCCAGCGCCCGCTGGTCGAGGGTATCGGTGACGAACTTGATTTGCTCGTTGATCTCGGGAATGGAAATTTGCTCCAGGGCGTTGACCCGGCGGTTGGTTTTCTTGATCTCTTCGCCGATTTTGCGCAAGCGGTTCTCGGTGTTGGCCACAGCGATGATGGCTTCGGCCAGCCTGCGAAAGGCTGTGGCGGCCTCGAGGGTTTTGGCGCCCACCCCAATCGGGCTGAAGGCCAGGCTACCGTCGGAGCTGGGCGCAGAAATCTTGGGTACTTTTACCCCATAGAGGCTTTCCACTTCCATGTGTACATCGATGGGAGTACCCGAAAGCGACTCCACCGCCTCCGGGGTATCGAAAGCCTTGGCTATCAGCAAGCTGAAGTAGGCGTCCTTGGCTGCGCTGTTCAGGGCCTCGCGGGCTTTGAGCGAGTCTTGCACCAGAGCAAAAAACTCGCCAATCAGGGCATCCCGCTTGTTCTTCAGCAGGTCAACGCCTTGCAAGGCCAGTCGCTTTTGGTCGCGCTTGGCCAGCAGGGTGGAGCGTGTAGGTGAGACTTGTTCAGCCATTAGCACCTCCGGTGTGCGAATAGCTGATAGCTAATAGCAGTCTTTGCTATTGGCTATCAGCAGCTCCTCACGCACCCACCAGCTCTTCCAGCTTGCCGGTCTTCTGGTGGTACTGCTCGATATACTCGCGCCGAATCCGCTTGAGTTCCGAAGCAGGGAAGTCGGCGAGCAAGGCCCAGCCAATGTTCAGGCTCTCCTCGATGGAACGTTCCTTCTGGCCCTGGTTGATGAACTTCTGCTCGAAGTTGGAAGCGAAGCGCAGATACTTCTTGTCAATCTCGGTCAGCGCATCCTCGCCGGTGATGGCCACCAGGCGGCGCAGGTTCACCCCACGGGCGTAGCTCGAGAAGAGCTGGTCGGCCAGCTCCTTGTGGTCGGCGCGGGTCTTGCCC includes the following:
- the thrC gene encoding threonine synthase, whose product is MIRYYSTRDPHKNLVRFEEALLKGLAPDGGLYVPDQIPKLDPDLWQRANSIAEVGVAVLREWLKDEIPLADLEAIVRDALNFPCPLVKLSDDLYVLELFHGPTLSFKDFGARTMARLMQYFLRKRGERRIILVATSGDTGSAVADGFAGQDNIEVVLLYPKGKVSEVQERQLITERQGVRSFAVEGTFDDCQRMVKEAFVDPELSHLPLSSANSINIGRLLPQALYYLWAAGQINNRPLSPTGGGGRGVGAEINFCVPSGNLGNLMAGVLAALMGQPVHRFIAAHNDNHFFPDFLQGKVEAYQFHPTIATLSNAMDVGSPSNFERLYTLLGSERLRSWIWGTTVSNESTLERMKETHDKYGYTACPHTAVGLEAQTRYRRETGDPTPLISLACAHPAKFPDVVLRALGQEPPREEALESLYSRPTRVQTIGATLSALKAHLL
- a CDS encoding homoserine dehydrogenase gives rise to the protein MESLRMALMGGGTVGSALAELLPLHRARFEALGLEVELARVLVRDTRKSRPGIPSRLLTDNPEGFLDDVDVLVEVAGGTTVAANLVLQALEEGLLVVTANKALLAERWDELRPYAEEGNLYYEASVMAGTPILGALQSLWGNQTLEMHGIVNGTCSYLIRRMEEGATYDEAFQEASNLGYLEADPNLDVGGIDSAHKITVLGRLTVDPGLRWDKVLSRTRGIQHLTPQMLQQARAEGYAIKLVASLFPEKGEWVAAVRPVRLPESHPLVTMGSGRNALVYRGDPVGQLVFAGAGAGGGVTASAVLGDLYRALLGTPGHLPIPAAVPVTTQEVEQLQEV
- a CDS encoding V-type ATP synthase subunit D — its product is MAEQVSPTRSTLLAKRDQKRLALQGVDLLKNKRDALIGEFFALVQDSLKAREALNSAAKDAYFSLLIAKAFDTPEAVESLSGTPIDVHMEVESLYGVKVPKISAPSSDGSLAFSPIGVGAKTLEAATAFRRLAEAIIAVANTENRLRKIGEEIKKTNRRVNALEQISIPEINEQIKFVTDTLDQRALEEVTTLKRIKAAILRREAEETGEVSAHIEKGAGL
- a CDS encoding nitrilase-related carbon-nitrogen hydrolase gives rise to the protein MNVALVHLATRETPEATLEAALALLEQAHRQGAEVAVLPELFPSVYRYEEAHKTPGVLSAVAQFCKQSGLTVVAGVLEPHQDRYANRAQVIGPEGLRATYTKTHLIPAFNEPAHMTPGQDLVHLGLKGFQAGIAICFDLRFPELFRAYALEGVDLFLIPSAWPMSRSYAWELFCKARAAENQAYLIAVNHAEDPFGAASLAIDPMGMEMLRLEAEGVGVVALDPSYPARLRQEFPVFPQRRPELYAGLLKSPTSK